Within Gilvibacter sp. SZ-19, the genomic segment TAGTGCTTTTAGCGAAGACTATCTGGTAACCCTGGGCGTACAGGTTAAAAAGAAGCAGATCCAATTAGACGATAACCAGATCAACATGATCATTTGGGACTTGGAGGGCAACGCCAAGGTAGAAGAAATGCGTTCTAGTTATATGCTCGGAACCGACGGCTTTCTATATGTATTTGACTTGACCAGACCCATCACCTTTAACAATATGAAGGAGAATCTGGATTTCATCAGAAAACAGCACCCCAAAGCACCCATACGCGTGGTTGGTAACAAAGCCGATTTGTTCGAAGGAGGAGATCTAGACGAATTCTTGACCAAGAACAATTTGCGCGATATAACCACTACCAGTGCTAAAGAAGGCACCAATGTAGCCAGCGTTTTTGAACAACTCGCCAAAGAATTGTTATAAGCTATGAGTTTAAAGAATTTCAAATCTGAACTGCTGGAAAAACGCGTTCAGATAATCAGTACCGATACCTCAGGTAAAATCCTAACCAGCGACCAAGCCTTGATCGACCTAAAAACGGGCAGTTCTTTAAAAGAGCTTGATCCGTTCTTTGAAGCCATTTTACCTCTGGCAGGCAAGGACAATCCAAAGCTGGAATTTCCTTGTATCAATGTAAAACACAAAGATCAGGAATTTATCTTGGACATAGAAGTGCGTCATTCCAAGGACGAACTCATTGTTATTCTCTACGATTTCACAGAGCACTACAGACGGTCTCATCCGGTGGTTCAAGAAAAGAATGAGAATACCATTTTGGCCAATCAGCTTTTGGTAGAACAGGCCATTGCCAACGAAAAAGAGGCCCTAAAGAACAGCTTTCTTTCTAAGCTGAGTCACGAGCTGCGCAAACCGCTCGGCAATATGATGGGCTTTGTGAATTTATTGCAAGATTCCAACTTGAGCTATGAGCAGTCAGAAATGCTCAAAATAGTGCGTCAAACTGGAATGCACATTGAAGAATTACTCAACGATTTACTTGATATTTCTAAGATCAGCGAAGGCACTTTAAAGCTCAAGAACGTATCCTTTAAAATGAAGGATGTGACTAAGCATTTGCAAGATATGTTCTCGCTGAAGGCCAAGAGCAAACGGATAGAATTCGAGATCAATATGCGCGATAATGTACCTGCCATACTTATCGGTGACCCTATTCGCGTAAAGCAAATTTTGATCAACTTGGTGGATAATGCTTTTAAGAATACTCCTAAAGGGAAGGTCTTACTGGATATAAGCGTTGACTATTCACGTGCTAAAAAGGTCAGCCTGAGATTCAGTGTTTCAGACACTGGCTACGGGATAAAGGATGCGGAACTACCTAAGATCTTTGATTCGTATTATCAAATAGACCAATTGCTCTCTCCTACAGAAGGTCAAGGTCTGGGGCTTAAAATAGTAGACGATCTGGTAAAACTGCAAAGCGGTAAGATCAAAGTGAAAAGCAAGGTGGGCGAAGGCACGCAATTCGAAGTGTCCTTGCCTTTTGAGGTTCCTCTGCGCGAGGAGAAAAAACCTGCTCGCAAAAAGGCGGTCGATGTGGATGAACGCATCCGCGTACTTTGTGTAGACGATGCCGAATTGGATCAGATGCTGATCATGAAGATCCTAATAAACGAAGGTTTTATCTCTATGGATTTGGCTTTGCACGGCGAAATGGCGCTGCAATTGCTCGAACTTAAAAGCTACGATGTGATCTTGTTAGATTTGGATCTACCAATCCTGAATGGAATCGATTTCTTAAAGAAATTACGCGCCGAACGCAAGACCAAAAAACAACCTGTCGTTGTACTAACGGCCATGGCCGGACCAGAATACCAACAGGAAGCAGAGACGCTCGGTATTTCGGCCTTTTTGACCAAACCCTATCAGCCTAAAGAGCTCGTTAGAGCCATAAAGGAAGCATTTAAAACACGAGAAAAGTAAGCTTTTACTTCTCTAACAAATATTGGTAATCTTCGAAGTCTAGACCCCCAGTGTAGATTTGGATAGATCTTTTAATATACTTCTCAGCTTGGGCCTCACTAAAGCCTAGACCAATTGCATAACGCACTAGAAGTTGGTGTTCATCTGCGTCGATCTGATGATCCGCAAAGATGATATTGAACATGTCGTGTAATAGCTGTAAACGCACCTCGTGAGAGTTTGGTGGGTTTATAGTGTAAGTTGACGGATCTTTTAGGATTGCTTTTACTTCGGATTCGTCAATTCCCAATTTATTGGCAAAACGATCCAATCTGCTAATTTCTTGCTCGTTGAGCTCATTATCTACTGCTGCCATTCTTACTAAAGATGCGAAATGGCTCAGGTTTCTAGAGTGCTCGTAACTCTGAAAAAGATTCTTAAACGACATAGCTTTACTTAATTGCTGCAAATATAGCAGTATCTTCTCATTTCTTATGCTCAAATGGAGTTCAATTTTGCTAAAAATGCAAGCAAGCAGCCACTCGGAATTGTCGTATTTTTATAGGGAGCAAAAAAACTCCCATGTCCCTATTGGTATTTAATAAGAACGGCATTTATTGTCCGCAGGCAGATGTATATCTCGACGCTTGGCGAAAGGTGCCTAAATGTATCGTAACTCACGGGCATTCGGACCATGCGCGCTACGGACACGGGCAGTACATTACGCACAAGACCAACATTCCTATAATCAAACACCGACTTGGTAAATTGCAGGTCAAAGGATTAGAATGGAACGAGACGCTTTTGGTCAATGGGGTAAAGTTCAGTTTGCATCCAGCCGGTCATATTCCGGGGTCTGCTCAAGTCCGTGTAGCATACCAAGGAGAAGTTTGGGTATTTACGGGCGACTATAAATTACAAGATGACGGTCTTAGCACTCCCTTCGAACCTATAAAATGCCATACCTTCATCAGTGAATGCACCTTTGGACTCCCAGCATTTTCTTGGGAGCCACAAAAAGAAGTGTTTAACGAGATCAATCAGTGGTGGGCGCAGAACAAGGCCAATGGCGTGACCTCTTTGCTCTTCGGATACAGTTTGGGCAAAGCCCAGCGGCTCCTAAAGAATGTCAACCCAGACATAGGTCAGATCTACGTACATAAAACCATATACGACCTCAACAAAGCCATGGCTGCGGATTTTGATCTGCCAGAATTTACATTGCTTGACACTGCCATGGATAAGGCAGTATTGAAAGGTTCGCTCATTGTGGCCCCTCCTGGAGTACAAAACGCAGCTTGGATAAGAAAGATAGGGCCACAGACCACAGCTGCAGCAAGCGGATGGATGACCTTTAGAGGTGCTCGCAGAAGACGTGCCTTAGACAAAGGCTTTGTGTTGAGTGATCACGCAGATTGGGAAGAATTGCTTACAGCAGTAAAAGCCACTGGCTGCGAACAAGTGATCGCCACCCACGGTTATACAGACATCTTTTCTAGATACCTGCGCGAAGAACTCGGCTTAGACGCCAAGACAGAAGCCACGGCTTACGAAGCAGAGACCATAGATGAAACTCAGGAAACTGCCTAAGTGAATGAAAGCCTTTGCCCAACTCATAAAAGAGCTAGACAGCACCAACAAGACCAACCAAAAGGTTGCTGCTTTGGCCAATTACTTTAAGGAGGCCAAAGACAGTGACAAGGTTTGGACAATCGCACTGCTTTCTCATAGACGCCCCAAACGTCCTGTCAACACTACATTACTTAGAGCTTGGGCCACTGAACTGGCCAACATTCCGCTGTGGTTGTTTGAAGAGAGTTATCATATTGTAGGTGATCTGGCAGAGACCATCGCCTTAGTCCTACCGCATCCTAAAGGCAGTACAGCTATGTCTTTGACCGAGGTGGTCAACGAGATCGCAGCGCTAGGGAATCAATCCGAAGCAATAAAGAAAGCAACGATCTTAGAACGCTGGGATCAATTCAATTACTACGAGCGCTTTGTCTACAACAAGATCATTACCGGCGGATTTAGAATTGGGGTGAGTCAAAAACTGATGACACGGGCCCTAGGACAAGCCACAGGAATTGATACCGATGAGCTCGCTTTTAAACTCATGGGAAATTGGGACCCCAAGACCATCAGTTTTGATGAATTGATCATAGCTCCTTCTGAGGCCGCAGCAGTTTCTAGACCCTACCCTTTCTTTTTGGCGCATGCTGTAGAGGGCCAAGTGGAAGAACTGGGCGACATCTCTCAATACAGCTTTGAACACAAATGGGACGGCATACGGGCGCAAGTGATATTTAGGGCCGATACGCATTTTGTCTGGTCAAGGGGAGAAGAACTGGTCACTGACAAGTATCCAGAATTTGAGGCGCTACGGGAACGGATTTCCAACGGAACTGTACTGGACGGTGAGATTGTTTGTTTTCCCGACGGGCAGATCGGGGATTTCAACATGCTACAAACTCGAATTGGCCGCAAGAACATCAGCAAAAAACTCTTGGAGACACACCCGGTGATACTCATTGCTTATGACCTTTTAGAATGGAATGGCAAGGACCTACGAGATACTCCTTTTGAAAAGCGTCGGGAACACTTAGACAAATTGGTAAAATCGAAAGGAAAGCATTCGCCCCTCTATTTAAGCAGCACCATGGAGTTTGATAGCTGGGAACAGGCGGCAGCAGAAAGAGCTCGAGCCAGAGAAAAACGCAGCGAAGGCCTTATGATCAAGCGCAAGGATTCGCATTATGGTGTGGGCAGAAAACGCGGAGAATGGTTCAAATGGAAGGTCGATCCCTTTACCATAGATGCGGTGCTCACCTACGCCATGCGTGGCCACGGAAGGCGCGCCAACCTATTTACCGATTACACCTTTGCTCTCTGGCACGAAGGTGCTTTGGTAACTTTTGCCAAAGCCTATAGCGGCCTAACAGATGCCGAACTTAAAGAGGTAGACAGCTGGATAAAAAAGAATACTCTCGAACGTTTTGGGCCTGTACGCTCTGTTAAGCCGGAGCATGTCTTTGAAATTGCTTTTGAGGGCATCGCTGCTAGCAAGCGCCATAAAAGTGGTGTTGCCACGCGCTTTCCTAGAATACACCGCTGGCGTAAGGACAAAAAACCCGATCAGGCCAACAGTTTAGAAGATCTAAAAGCACTCATCCCGAAATGAAACGCGAAGAACTTTTGAATATCGCCCAGGGCTGGTTTGAGAGCCGCGGCTGGAGTCCGTTCCCGTTTCAAAAACAAACTTGGAATGCTTACTTGCAGGGCAAGCACGGCTTGCTCAATGCCCCCACGGGTAGCGGTAAGACCTACGCACTTTGGACACCTATCGTCTTGTCATATATCAAATCCAATCCGCAGTATAAAACCAAACATAAAAAAGGGATCAAAGCCCTTTGGATCACTCCGCTACGCGCCCTATCTGTAGAGATACAACAGGCTGCACAGCGCATGGCAGACGAGCTAGAAACGGGACTAACCGTTGGCATTAGAACCGGAGACACCACTCAAGCAGAGCGCGCCAAACAAAAGCGGTCGATGCCAGATCTACTTATCACAACTCCAGAAAGCTTAATGCTACTCTTAGCCAGCAAGGACTATCCCAAACTCTTCAAAACCCTGGAGGCCGTAGTGGTGGATGAGTGGCACGAACTCCTTGGTTCTAAACGCGGCGTGCAAATGGAATTGGCTTTATCTCGACTCAAGACCATTTGTCCGAAGCTGCGCATTTGGGGCATCTCTGCAACCATTGGAAACTTGGACCAAGCTATGGATGTTTTAATGGGCGATTCCACCGAGCAAGAAAAACCCCGAGTACTTATTAGAGCCAAACGCAAACCCAAGGTCAAAGTAAAATCCATCATCCCTAAGAAAATGGAGACCTTCCCGTGGCGCGGACATTTGGGATTGCACTTGTTAGAAGAGATCATTCCCATTATTGAAGCCAGCAAAACGACCATCATTTTTACCAACACCCGGGGCCAATGCGAGATCTGGTTTCAGAAGATATTAGAAAAGCACCCGGAACTGGCAGGCGAACTCGCCATGCATCACGGCAGTATCAATAAAGAAACACGGCTGTGGGTAGAACAAGCCATTCGCAACGAATCGCTCAAGGCTGTGGTGGCTACTTCGAGTTTGGACCTTGGGGTGGATTTTGCTCCGGTAGAAACCATCATCCAAATTGGTGGGCCAAAAGGCGTGGCAAAATTTTTACAGCGCGCCGGACGTTCCAACCACCGCCCCGGGGAACCGAGTCTGATCTATTTTTTACCTACACACGCATTAGAATTAGTGGAAGCCTCTGCTTTAAAACGGGCCGTAACCGAATCGGTTATGGAAGACCGCACACCCTTTTTACTCTGCTTTGATGTGCTGATCCAATATTTAGTGACCTTAGCCGTAAGTGACGGTTTTAAACCCGAGGAGATCTTCCCAGAAGTACAGCGGACCTTTTGTTTTCAAGGCTTGACCGAAGAACAATGGCAATGGTGTCTGAATTTCATTACTAAGGGAAGCCAAAGCTTAGAATCTTATAACGAATACCGCAAAGTGATCGTCCAAGAAGATGGGCTTTTCAAGGTTATAGATAGACGAATCGCCATGATGCATCGCCTGTCAATAGGTACTATTGTAAGCGATGCCATGCTGCTGGTCAAATACGTGAGCGGCGGTTTTATTGGTACCGTAGAGGAGTGGTTTTTAGGCAAAATGAAACCCGGAGACACCTTTGTTTTTGCCGGACGAACCCTAGAATTGGTCCGCCTGAGGAACATGACCGCTCAGGTCAGAAAATCTAAAAAACGTAGCAGCAATGTGGTGAGTTTTATGGGCGGCCGTTTGCCGCTTTCCTCCCAAATGAGTCAGCTACTCAGGGAAGAGCTGCAAAGCAGCAGCGCATACAAATCACAGACGCGTGAGTTACGCGCACTAAGTCATATTTTTGAGCGGCAATTGCAGGAATCTATAGTTCCGGCTTCTTATGAGTTCCTTATAGAATCCTTTGAAACCCGAGAAGGTTTTCATGTGGTTTTCTACCCTTTTGAGGGGCGCTTTGTACATGAGGCCTTGAGTCATATTTTGGCCTATAGAATAAGTCTACTCATTCCTATCAGCTTCTCCTTGGCCTACAACGACTACGGTTTTGAATTGCTGTCTGATCAGGTTTGGGATGTGCAACTCATTTTTGACAATGACCTATTCACTCCGGAGTATTTACTACAAGATCTAGAGAAAAGTATCAACGCCACAGAGATGGCGAGCCGGAAATTTAGAGACATCGCCGTGATAAGCGGTTTGGTGTTTCAGGGTTATCCCAACAAAACTGTTAAGACCAAACATTTGCAAAGCAATTCGCGCCTGCTTTTTAAAGTCTTTAAAGATTTTGAGCCCGATAATTTACTTTTGCAGCAAGCCTATAGAGAAACCTTTGAACACGAATTGGAAGAAGGCAGGTTGCGCATCGCATTGGAGCGAATTTGCAATCAGGATTGGGTGTGGCGTCCTTGTGAAAAGCCTACGCCATTTAGCTTCCCGATCATTACCGATAGGTTACGCGAAAAGATGAGCTCTGAAAAACTCAGCGATCGTATTAAGAGAATGCGCGTCCAATATGAGGCCTAAATTGCTATGACGACTTTAGAATTTAATTTCGGCGGATTGGATTGTGTTGGACACGCAAACGGAGCTTTGTATGTACCCGCCCATGACTGTCTATTAATTGCCGATGTCCATTTAGGTAAGGTGAGTCATTTTAGAAAACACGGAGCTGCTGTTCCTACTGCGGCAATTCAATCGAATTTTGACAGGCTAAACCAAGCCATGGATCACTTTCAGACAGACAGGCTCTATTTTTTGGGCGATCTGTTCCACAGCCACACCAACAAGGAATGGGATTATTTTGCCCGTTGGATAGAAAAACGAAATCCTAAGACCACCTTGGTGCTTGGCAATCACGATATCATCCCCTTAAGCCGCTACGACGCTTTGGGAATTGCCACTTGTGAAACGGGAAATCTGGGTGATCTACAGCTGACACACATCCCAGAAGAAAACCCAGAAAAATTCACTGTTAGCGGACATATTCATCCGGGAGTACGCCTGCGTGGGGTGGGGAGACAGTCCATCAGTTTACCCTGTTTTTTCATCAGTGGGAAACAAATGATCTTGCCCGCCTTTGGCAGTTTTACTGGTAAACATGTATTGCGTCCCGGCAATGAAGATCGCATTTACGCCATAGCAGAAGGTGAACTTATTGCCCTACACGAGACGCCTTAATTTGCGTATCTTAGACTGATGAAAAAAATTTACGCACTTCTCAATGCGGTTGCTTTGGTAGCAACTATTTATGTGAATTACCTGTCCAATACGGGTGCTATTGCGGGAAAAACCATAGGCGGTGTATCTGATGATCTGAATACCCTTTTTACGCCTGCTGGTTATGCCTTTGCCATTTGGGGATTGATCTATTTACTGCTTATTGGTTTTGCGATCTACGGACTTGTGGCTGCATTTGGCAAGGTGCGCGACGATTCCTTTTTAGAAAAGACAGCAGCTTGGTTTTTACTTTCCTGCGGAGCGAATATAGCGTGGATCTTCTGTTGGTTATATGAGTGGACAGGCTGGTCTGTAGTTTGCATGTTTGTGATCTTAATTGCCTTGCTGGTCATTGTTGTGAAGAACGAAATGGAA encodes:
- a CDS encoding hybrid sensor histidine kinase/response regulator, giving the protein MSLKNFKSELLEKRVQIISTDTSGKILTSDQALIDLKTGSSLKELDPFFEAILPLAGKDNPKLEFPCINVKHKDQEFILDIEVRHSKDELIVILYDFTEHYRRSHPVVQEKNENTILANQLLVEQAIANEKEALKNSFLSKLSHELRKPLGNMMGFVNLLQDSNLSYEQSEMLKIVRQTGMHIEELLNDLLDISKISEGTLKLKNVSFKMKDVTKHLQDMFSLKAKSKRIEFEINMRDNVPAILIGDPIRVKQILINLVDNAFKNTPKGKVLLDISVDYSRAKKVSLRFSVSDTGYGIKDAELPKIFDSYYQIDQLLSPTEGQGLGLKIVDDLVKLQSGKIKVKSKVGEGTQFEVSLPFEVPLREEKKPARKKAVDVDERIRVLCVDDAELDQMLIMKILINEGFISMDLALHGEMALQLLELKSYDVILLDLDLPILNGIDFLKKLRAERKTKKQPVVVLTAMAGPEYQQEAETLGISAFLTKPYQPKELVRAIKEAFKTREK
- a CDS encoding TerB family tellurite resistance protein, giving the protein MSFKNLFQSYEHSRNLSHFASLVRMAAVDNELNEQEISRLDRFANKLGIDESEVKAILKDPSTYTINPPNSHEVRLQLLHDMFNIIFADHQIDADEHQLLVRYAIGLGFSEAQAEKYIKRSIQIYTGGLDFEDYQYLLEK
- a CDS encoding ligase-associated DNA damage response exonuclease, whose translation is MSLLVFNKNGIYCPQADVYLDAWRKVPKCIVTHGHSDHARYGHGQYITHKTNIPIIKHRLGKLQVKGLEWNETLLVNGVKFSLHPAGHIPGSAQVRVAYQGEVWVFTGDYKLQDDGLSTPFEPIKCHTFISECTFGLPAFSWEPQKEVFNEINQWWAQNKANGVTSLLFGYSLGKAQRLLKNVNPDIGQIYVHKTIYDLNKAMAADFDLPEFTLLDTAMDKAVLKGSLIVAPPGVQNAAWIRKIGPQTTAAASGWMTFRGARRRRALDKGFVLSDHADWEELLTAVKATGCEQVIATHGYTDIFSRYLREELGLDAKTEATAYEAETIDETQETA
- a CDS encoding Rab family GTPase, which produces MEVSKKIVLLGHFGVGKTSLVRRYVDSAFSEDYLVTLGVQVKKKQIQLDDNQINMIIWDLEGNAKVEEMRSSYMLGTDGFLYVFDLTRPITFNNMKENLDFIRKQHPKAPIRVVGNKADLFEGGDLDEFLTKNNLRDITTTSAKEGTNVASVFEQLAKELL
- the pdeM gene encoding ligase-associated DNA damage response endonuclease PdeM, producing MTTLEFNFGGLDCVGHANGALYVPAHDCLLIADVHLGKVSHFRKHGAAVPTAAIQSNFDRLNQAMDHFQTDRLYFLGDLFHSHTNKEWDYFARWIEKRNPKTTLVLGNHDIIPLSRYDALGIATCETGNLGDLQLTHIPEENPEKFTVSGHIHPGVRLRGVGRQSISLPCFFISGKQMILPAFGSFTGKHVLRPGNEDRIYAIAEGELIALHETP
- a CDS encoding ligase-associated DNA damage response DEXH box helicase; the protein is MKREELLNIAQGWFESRGWSPFPFQKQTWNAYLQGKHGLLNAPTGSGKTYALWTPIVLSYIKSNPQYKTKHKKGIKALWITPLRALSVEIQQAAQRMADELETGLTVGIRTGDTTQAERAKQKRSMPDLLITTPESLMLLLASKDYPKLFKTLEAVVVDEWHELLGSKRGVQMELALSRLKTICPKLRIWGISATIGNLDQAMDVLMGDSTEQEKPRVLIRAKRKPKVKVKSIIPKKMETFPWRGHLGLHLLEEIIPIIEASKTTIIFTNTRGQCEIWFQKILEKHPELAGELAMHHGSINKETRLWVEQAIRNESLKAVVATSSLDLGVDFAPVETIIQIGGPKGVAKFLQRAGRSNHRPGEPSLIYFLPTHALELVEASALKRAVTESVMEDRTPFLLCFDVLIQYLVTLAVSDGFKPEEIFPEVQRTFCFQGLTEEQWQWCLNFITKGSQSLESYNEYRKVIVQEDGLFKVIDRRIAMMHRLSIGTIVSDAMLLVKYVSGGFIGTVEEWFLGKMKPGDTFVFAGRTLELVRLRNMTAQVRKSKKRSSNVVSFMGGRLPLSSQMSQLLREELQSSSAYKSQTRELRALSHIFERQLQESIVPASYEFLIESFETREGFHVVFYPFEGRFVHEALSHILAYRISLLIPISFSLAYNDYGFELLSDQVWDVQLIFDNDLFTPEYLLQDLEKSINATEMASRKFRDIAVISGLVFQGYPNKTVKTKHLQSNSRLLFKVFKDFEPDNLLLQQAYRETFEHELEEGRLRIALERICNQDWVWRPCEKPTPFSFPIITDRLREKMSSEKLSDRIKRMRVQYEA
- a CDS encoding ATP-dependent DNA ligase, translating into MKAFAQLIKELDSTNKTNQKVAALANYFKEAKDSDKVWTIALLSHRRPKRPVNTTLLRAWATELANIPLWLFEESYHIVGDLAETIALVLPHPKGSTAMSLTEVVNEIAALGNQSEAIKKATILERWDQFNYYERFVYNKIITGGFRIGVSQKLMTRALGQATGIDTDELAFKLMGNWDPKTISFDELIIAPSEAAAVSRPYPFFLAHAVEGQVEELGDISQYSFEHKWDGIRAQVIFRADTHFVWSRGEELVTDKYPEFEALRERISNGTVLDGEIVCFPDGQIGDFNMLQTRIGRKNISKKLLETHPVILIAYDLLEWNGKDLRDTPFEKRREHLDKLVKSKGKHSPLYLSSTMEFDSWEQAAAERARAREKRSEGLMIKRKDSHYGVGRKRGEWFKWKVDPFTIDAVLTYAMRGHGRRANLFTDYTFALWHEGALVTFAKAYSGLTDAELKEVDSWIKKNTLERFGPVRSVKPEHVFEIAFEGIAASKRHKSGVATRFPRIHRWRKDKKPDQANSLEDLKALIPK